Part of the Candidatus Binatia bacterium genome, GGCTTCCCAGTCGGCAAGGGCCGCCATCGGGTCGGACGACAGAGTACCGCCCGAATCACGTTCCAGGTCGTAGACACGCTGGTCGATACAGATTCCCGCGCGGCCGCCATGATTTACCAATCCCAGCTTCATTCGATCTCTCCGTCGCCCAACACTTCGAGCAGGCGTCGCGCCGCCTGCGTCGGCGTCAATGAAGCCCGCCCGACCGAGGCTTCCATTTCGGGCAGTCGCCGTTTGACGTCTTCTCGTCCGAGAAAATGCTGGCGCAATCCGTCTTCCAGCATGCTCCAGAACCAGCTCAGTTGCTGCTGGCGGCGCCGCTCGGTCAATTCACCCGTGGCGTCGAGTGCCTCGCGGTGCTTGCCCACAAGTTCCCAGACTTCGTCCATGCCTCGATGCTCCAGAGCGCTCACCGGAACGACCGGCGGGCTCCAGGACGCGCTCGAGTGCCGGAACAAGCGCAGGGCACTGCGGTATTCGGCGACCGCCCGCGTCGCCAGCGGCACCTGGTCCCCATCAGCCTTGTTTACCGCGAGAGCATCGGCGATCTCGAGAATTCCCTTTTTGATTCCCTGCAGTTCATCGCCGGCACCCGGCAGCATCAGGACCAGAAAGAAATCCACCATGGAGGCCACGGTCACCTCCGACTGCCCTACCCCGACTGTTTCCACAAGAACCACATCGAAACCCGCCGCCTCACAGACCAGCATCGCCTCGCGAGTCCTCCGGGCGACACCACCAAGCGAACCGGCAGCAGGACTCGGTCGGATATAGGCATTCTCGTCGGCGGCCAGACGCGGCATTCGGGTCTTGTCCCCCAGAATACTACCCCCCGAACGCGTGCTCGAGGGATCGACGGCAAGCACGGCAACTTTCTTGCCCAGACCGGTCAGGTAGAGACCGAAAGCCTCAATAAAGGTACTTTTGCCGACGCCGGGAACACCTGTAACGCCGATGCGGGCAGCGCGGCCGGTCTGCGGAAGCAAAAGCTCCAGCAAGAGCTGCGCTTCGACCTGATGGTCGGCACGAGTGCTTTCCACCAAGGTGATGGCCTTGGCCATCGCCCGCCGATCACCGGCCAGAATCTGGTCGGCCACGGCCTGCCGTGCAGGGTCAGTCGGCATTCCCACTCGCCGGATTGCCACCGATGCCGATCAGATCCAGAATTTCACGGGCGGCTACCGGAACCTTCGTCCCCGGACCAAAGATAGCCTTGACGCCAGCCTCACGCAGCTTCGGGTAATCCTTTGGCGGAATAATACCTCCGGCGGTCACGAGAATTTCGGAGGCTCCCTTCTCCGCAAGCACCCGCACAAGCTCCGGCACCAGCGTGGTATGCCCGCCGGACTGACTCGAAACACCGATCAGATGCACATCGTTCTCGATCGCCTGTCGTGCGATTTCATCCGGCGTCTGAAAAAGAGTCCCGACATCCACATCAAAGCCCAAATCGGCAAATGCCGTTGCGATCACCTTCGCCCCGCGATCGTGGCCATCCTGACCGACCTTGGCAACCAGCATTCGTGGCCGGCGCCCCTGTACTTCGACAAATTTATCGATCTCGGCCTGCATGCCCTTCCACTCGGGATCCTCCGAAAAGGAACTTCCATAAACACCCGAGATGGATTTGATTTCCGCCTGATAGCGACCCCATTCCTTTTCCAGGGCTTCGGAGATCTCGCCTACAGTGGCGCGGACACGTGCCGCCTCGACCGCCAGCTCAAGCAAGTTGCCCTCGCCCGTCCGACCACAAGCGTTCAAGGCATTGAGTGCGGTTTCGACCTTGCCCGAGTCTCGCGTGGCTCTGATCCGCTCGAGAGCGGCGACCTGCGACTCACGAACAGCACTATTATCGATCTCGCGGAGCTCCAACTCCGGCTCGTCCGGGCGTTGAAATTTGTTCACGCCAATAATGACGTCCTCGCCTCGATCGACACGCGCCTGCCGCTGGGCGGCAGCTTCCTCGATCCGCAACTTCGGCATGCCGGCCTCGATCGCCTTGGTCATACCGCCCATTTCTTCGACTTCCTCGATAATCCCGAGCGCTTTGGCCGCCAGGCCATGTGTCAGCGACTCCATAAAATAGGAACCACCCCAAGGATCGATCACTTTGGGAATGCCGGTCTCGAGTTGCAGCATCAG contains:
- the meaB gene encoding methylmalonyl Co-A mutase-associated GTPase MeaB, producing the protein MPTDPARQAVADQILAGDRRAMAKAITLVESTRADHQVEAQLLLELLLPQTGRAARIGVTGVPGVGKSTFIEAFGLYLTGLGKKVAVLAVDPSSTRSGGSILGDKTRMPRLAADENAYIRPSPAAGSLGGVARRTREAMLVCEAAGFDVVLVETVGVGQSEVTVASMVDFFLVLMLPGAGDELQGIKKGILEIADALAVNKADGDQVPLATRAVAEYRSALRLFRHSSASWSPPVVPVSALEHRGMDEVWELVGKHREALDATGELTERRRQQQLSWFWSMLEDGLRQHFLGREDVKRRLPEMEASVGRASLTPTQAARRLLEVLGDGEIE